One Schistocerca piceifrons isolate TAMUIC-IGC-003096 chromosome 11, iqSchPice1.1, whole genome shotgun sequence genomic window carries:
- the LOC124719746 gene encoding craniofacial development protein 2-like encodes MTFGLKRKTPIGFWNVRTLREAGRLRQVKKEIENYRLDILRLSEIRWPESGEFQTQNGGVLLYVGQIGEDAMRMNGVGLLLSKSRKKSLLEWKPVSEQIITARFKTNVQYVTVIQCYAPTEIAKGELQDAFYTELNRVHRQTNSRDITILIGDLNAKGGSENEGLEHIMGVHGMRIGNVNGELLIDTSAEHDLVIGGTLFPHRNCHKIMWVSPDHFTENQIDHIVINCKFRHSLLNARNRRGADVRSDHNLVLAEFRLKIVANRTKLNHRCKKIGVAR; translated from the coding sequence atgacctttggcctgaaaaggaaaacccctattggtttttggaatgtacggacgttgagagaggcagggaggctaAGACAGGTCAAAAAAGAGATAGAGAACTATCGACTAGATATATTGAGACTAAGTGAAAtaaggtggccagaatctggggaattccaaacacaaaatggtggagtgtTGCTTTATGTGGGTCAGATAGGTGAGGATGCGATGCGTATGAATGGTGTAGGGCTCTTACTATCTAAAAGCAGGAAGAAGAGCTTACTTGagtggaaaccagtctcagaacagATAATAACTGCacgctttaaaacaaatgtgcaatatgtcactgtaattcaatgctatgcacctactgaaatagctaaaggagaattaCAAGATGCATTTTATACGGAGCTTAACAGAGTCCATAGACAAACAAATTCTAGggacataacaattttaataggtGACTTGAATGCAAAAGGtggttcagaaaatgaagggcttGAACATATCATGGGTGTGCATGGCATGAGGATCGGGAATGTAAATGGTGAACTATTGATAGATACATCCGCTGAACAtgacctagtcattggaggcacattgtttccacatcgtaactgccataagataatgtgggtttctccagaccactttaccgaaaatcaaatagaccacatagtcaTAAACTGCAAGTTCCGACACTCTCTGTTAAATGCCAGAAATAGAAGAGGAGCAGACGTCAGAAGTGATCACAACCTAGTTTTGGCGGAATTCAGGCTGAAGATAGTGGCAaatagaaccaagctcaatcaCAGGTGCAAGAAAATAGGTGTGGCAAGGTAa